Proteins encoded by one window of Glycine soja cultivar W05 chromosome 15, ASM419377v2, whole genome shotgun sequence:
- the LOC114386169 gene encoding uncharacterized protein LOC114386169, which produces MHESSRLYKEKVKAYHDKKLLMKDFRPGQRVLLFNSRLKLFPGKLKSKWSGPFTIKEVKPYGAVELFDSHSETPDKTWIVNGQRLKLYHGGNIERLAIIMQLQDP; this is translated from the coding sequence ATGCATGAGTCTTCAAGGTTGTAcaaagaaaaagtgaaggccTATCATGACAAGAAGCTGCTCATGAAGGACTTTAGGCCAGGACAACGAGTGTTGTTGTTCAATTCAAGATTGAAGTTGTTTCCAGGAAAGCTAAAGTCTAAATGGTCTGGACCTTTCACCATTAAAGAAGTCAAACCATATGGAGCAGTAGAATTATTCGACTCTCATTCAGAAACTCCAGACAAAACATGGATAGTAAATGGTCAGAGGTTGAAGCTGTACCATGGTGGGAACATTGAGAGGCTGGCCATCATTATGCAATTACAAGACCCTTGA
- the LOC114386170 gene encoding uncharacterized protein LOC114386170, which produces MERNFACFLDIFKKLEITIPFGEALQQMSLYSKFLKDLLTKKGKYIHSDNIVVEGNCCAVIQRILPPKYKDLGSVTIPCSIGSVSVGKALIKLGANISLMPLSMCRRIGELDIMPTRMTLQLVDRSITRPYGVVKDVLLKVRQFTFPVDFVIMDIEEHAEIPLILGRPFMLTANCVVDMGKGNLEMSVMIRKIHLIYLKP; this is translated from the coding sequence ATGGAACGAAACTTTGCTTGTTTCCTTGacatcttcaagaaattggagataaCTATCCCTTTTGGAGAAGCCTTGCAACAAATGTCACTCTACTCTAAGTTTCTGAAAGATTTGCTGACCAAGAAGGGCAAATATATCCACAGTGATAATATTGTGGTGGAGGGAAACTGTTGTGCTGTTATTCAAAGAATCCTTCcacctaaatacaaggatctaGGGAGTGTCACCATCCCTTGCTCTATTGGTTCAGTGTCTGTTGGGAAAGCTCTCATTAAATTGGGGGCCAACATAAGTttaatgcctctctccatgtgcagaagaatTGGAGAGCTGGATATTATGCCAACAAGAATGACATTGCAGCTAGTAGATCGATCTATCACAAGGCCTTATGGCGTGGTTAAAGATGTTTTGCTTAAGGTGCGACAATTCACCTTCCCTGTAGACTTCGTGATCATGGACATTGAAGAGCATGCTGAAATCCCACTAATTTTGGGTCGTCCTTTCATGCTAACCGCCAATTGTGTGGTGGATATGGGGAAAGGTAATTTGGAAATGAGCGTGATGATcagaaaaatacatttaatctaTTTGAAGCCATGA